The Nitrospira sp. sequence AGCATCACGGCGATTCCTTCGAGCACCTCCCCCTCTCCATCTCGCGTGACGCCGCCTAACCGGACGGCATGCCCTTGGCGAACTTGCGCCACGTCTCGGAGGTACACCGGCGTCCCCTTATGCGCCGCGACGACGATGCGCTCCAGATCCTCTGAGGATCGAGCCAGTCCTTGTCCGGTGACGACCAGTTTGTCGCCGCCCTTCTCGATATAACTCCCGCCGGCATTCTGGTTATTCTCCGTGACGGCCATTTGAACTTGACGCAGGGTGAGCCCCAGACTCGTAAGTTTGTTCGGTTCCACCAAGACCTCGTACTGCTTCACCAACCCACCCAAGGTGTCGACATCCGCCAGCCCCGGCACCGACCGCAACATGGGCCGGACCACCCAGTCTTGAAGCGTGCGCAAATCCCGGAGATCGCGCGATGGCCCTTCCACGAGATACATGAATACTTCGCTGAGGCCCGTACTCACCGGGCCGAGCATCGGGTCAGCTCCTCGCGGGAGCTTGGATCGCGCCTGGAGCAGCCGCTCCAGAATGAGCTGCCGGGCGAAATAGATGTCGACCGCATCATCGAATACGACCGTAATCACCGAGAGCCCGAAGCGCGAGACCGACCGCAACTCTGTCTTGCCTGGGAGGTTGGTCAATTCGATTTCGAGCGGAAAGGTCACGAGTCGCTCGATCTCCGGGGGGGCAAGCGCAGGGATACGGGTGATGACTTGGACTTGGACAGGCGTGACGTCCGGAAACGCATCGATGGGCAAACGGCTGAACGAGGCAACGCCAGCCAGGATCAACGCCGCAACCGCAAGAAGCACGATCAGTCGCTGTTCCAGCGAGATTCGGATCAGCCGTTCCATCATAGCGGGCCTCCCACCTGGATTTGCTCGCGGAGGGCCTCGGACTTCAGGGCATAGCTTCCCTGAGTCACCACCTCGTCACCTTCCGTCACACCGCTCTTGACTTCGATATGATGTTGCGAAGACTCTCCGACCTTTACTTCGCGCAATTCGAACCGGCGGGGGCCTTGCACGACAAACACCACCGTCCGGCTGCCGACCTGCTGGACGGCCGCATGGGGCAGGGCCAAGACCGATTGGTCCGGCGTGAGCAACGTCACGTCGGCGAACATTTCCGGACGCAGGCGTCGGTCCGGGTTGGGAATATCCGAACGCGCCATGACCGTGCGAGTCGCCGGATCGACCATGGCGCCCACATAACTAATGGCGCCGTGAAAGACGGCATCGGGATAGGCCGCCACACGCACCTCCACGCCAAGTCCGGTCTGCAATCGCCCGGCCTGTTGTTCCGGAAAATCCGCGCGGACCCATACGGTCGAGAGGTCCGCAACGGCGAACAGCATCTTATTGGGATCGACAACTTCTCCGACCGTCGCATTCCGTTCGACCACTTCACCGGAGAACGGCGCTCGCAGAAATACTTGCGCGACCTCGGCATGCGGCAATTTCTCAGTCCCCAGCCGCTCAATCTCCCGCTCCGTCATGCCAAGAAGATGCAGTTTCTCTTCGGCTTCGTAGAGATCGGCTTTGGCGTTTTCGGAGTCGGCCTCGCGCCGTTGATACTCACCGGCCCCGATGGCACCTCGATCTAAGAGAGCACGAGCGCGCTCGAGCGCCTTTTCCGTCACCCGCACCGCCGTTCTGGTCTTACGATATTCCAATTGCGCCTCTCCGAACGCGGGGCTATCGAGCAGGAGCAGACGGTCGCCGGATTTCACTCGATCGCCCAGGTTGGCATACACGGCCACGATCCGCCCTGGGACACGGGCACTGAGATGGGCAAGCCGATTTTCGTTGGGGAGAATCTTTCCCGCTTGTGCCTTCAAGGACGTCCGGATGGAATGGACTCCCACTCGCTCCGTCTGAAGCTCTGTCAGCGTCGAACTCCCTTCCTGCAATTCGATCACACCGGACTGAGCCGATGGCTTGGCCGGTGAAGCAGCCGGCTTCACGGCTTCCTCTTGTTTGGACTGACAAGCCGCTAGCGCGATCGCCATCATCACGATCGCGACCAGGTGTCGCAGAGCCTCGGATGAGAAGAGCCCCTGACTATGCGTCATGGCAATCCTCCTACCGCCTGTTCCAGCTTTGCCAATGCGAGAGAGTAAGAGGCTCTGGCCTGGGCAAACTCAAGGAGCGTCTGGCGGTGGACGCGCTGTGCATCGATCACTTCGAGCAGGCTCGCTACGCCGTTCCGAAAACTGAATTGCGCGATGTCGAGGGCCTCTTTCGCTTGATAGAGAAGCCCCTTTTCAAAGACCTGGATTTGCCGCTGAGCAGTCTGCATCTCCTGGAAAGATTGGGTCACTGCCTGTTCCAACTCATACTGGATTCGGGTACGTTCAGCTTGCGCACGATGGTGCATTCCCATGGCTGTACCGATTTCTCCTTGTCGCCGATACCAAATGGGGACCGGCACACTCAGTCCCGCCATGACGGATTCATCACCGGCTTCCCGATGGTACTGCCCGATCACCGACACGTTTGGCATGCGCGCCGCGCGTTCCTGCTCCAGTGCAAATTGGGCCTGCTCCACCGCTTTCTCCTGTCGGCGAAGCGTGGGATGGCGAGCCATGGCCTGCTCCATCAAGATGCGGAGAT is a genomic window containing:
- a CDS encoding efflux RND transporter periplasmic adaptor subunit, whose product is MTHSQGLFSSEALRHLVAIVMMAIALAACQSKQEEAVKPAASPAKPSAQSGVIELQEGSSTLTELQTERVGVHSIRTSLKAQAGKILPNENRLAHLSARVPGRIVAVYANLGDRVKSGDRLLLLDSPAFGEAQLEYRKTRTAVRVTEKALERARALLDRGAIGAGEYQRREADSENAKADLYEAEEKLHLLGMTEREIERLGTEKLPHAEVAQVFLRAPFSGEVVERNATVGEVVDPNKMLFAVADLSTVWVRADFPEQQAGRLQTGLGVEVRVAAYPDAVFHGAISYVGAMVDPATRTVMARSDIPNPDRRLRPEMFADVTLLTPDQSVLALPHAAVQQVGSRTVVFVVQGPRRFELREVKVGESSQHHIEVKSGVTEGDEVVTQGSYALKSEALREQIQVGGPL